From Bacteroidota bacterium, a single genomic window includes:
- a CDS encoding TAXI family TRAP transporter solute-binding subunit, giving the protein MKNKKLLSFIFATLLISSSFLAQSQIRMLSGFFKGSYYEMANDIKIVAKDIVNVDTIFTVGANGQDSIAFSRSKSEFLHILTSKGSLHNFKKLSREEKPQVAFMQYDVLIEQQLKDIKKYKKRTDSIRVLIPLGFEEIHLIALKDSKIKKIKDLKKKKVAVGEAQQGTSVTAGLIKEKLGAEWIDVQVSFKDALFALLNHKIDAFFFVGSAPVSKLNGLSPTYRKLKIIPIKDKSLEEIYTKTTIPANTYHWLDKDVETYAVRLLLVSDISKESQADDKNLRKLLTDIQNNIGKLQEEGHPNWKKVDFNFSDIQWQVHDVAKKVFGL; this is encoded by the coding sequence ATGAAAAACAAAAAATTATTAAGTTTTATTTTTGCGACTTTATTAATCTCCAGCTCTTTTCTTGCACAATCACAAATTAGAATGCTTTCAGGATTTTTTAAAGGTTCGTATTATGAAATGGCAAATGACATTAAAATTGTAGCAAAAGATATTGTTAATGTTGACACTATTTTTACGGTCGGGGCAAATGGTCAAGATTCAATTGCTTTTAGCAGAAGCAAATCAGAATTTCTTCATATTTTAACATCAAAAGGGAGTTTGCATAACTTTAAAAAACTTTCTAGGGAAGAAAAACCACAAGTTGCTTTTATGCAATATGATGTTTTAATTGAGCAACAGTTAAAAGATATTAAAAAATACAAAAAAAGAACAGATAGTATTCGTGTTCTTATTCCTTTAGGATTTGAAGAAATTCATTTAATTGCATTAAAGGATTCAAAAATCAAAAAAATAAAAGACCTGAAAAAGAAAAAAGTTGCAGTTGGTGAAGCTCAGCAAGGAACTTCTGTAACAGCAGGACTAATTAAAGAAAAACTTGGAGCAGAATGGATTGACGTTCAGGTATCTTTTAAAGATGCATTATTTGCATTACTTAATCATAAAATTGATGCTTTCTTTTTTGTAGGTTCTGCCCCTGTTTCAAAACTCAACGGCTTATCCCCTACTTATCGTAAGCTCAAAATTATTCCAATAAAAGACAAATCTCTTGAAGAAATTTATACCAAGACTACAATACCTGCTAACACTTACCATTGGTTAGATAAAGATGTTGAAACATACGCTGTAAGATTACTACTTGTTTCTGACATTTCAAAAGAAAGCCAAGCAGATGATAAAAACCTTAGAAAACTTCTAACTGACATTCAAAATAACATTGGTAAACTACAAGAAGAAGGTCATCCAAATTGGAAAAAAGTTGACTTTAATTTTAGTGATATTCAATGGCAAGTTCATGATGTCGCAAAAAAAGTATTTGGTTTATAA
- a CDS encoding sugar transferase encodes MENVKNKLKKRILYIGNDEKTIDLIKGSDIFETIIHKNGFTADKWLKHNPTIDLILCENYIPGVNGINFYQYLKANNIHNTTPFILYSKLFNAKLINKTKKYNIDDLFTMPLNTNNLYIRTKFLSQYRKKHPRNLDYTIQKEKNIEIAKHKLITKRIFDIGFSLIALLLLSPLLLLTVIAIRLESKGKVYYISKRVGQKPFGFIKFRSMFQGADKMIKDLAHLNQYAKDTDKTEIDFNNKCEDCAKLPKGIYCSPLLEVGDNKICEKDYLRQRKEIAGPSFLKIKNDPRITKVGRIIRKLSIDELPQLINVLKGDMSIVGNRPLPQDSEAKNLTADAFGDRFITPAGITGLWQVSKRGSDNMSEEERFGLDKKYTKIFIDKKYPIFYDIGLIIKTFTTFIQHEDV; translated from the coding sequence ATGGAAAATGTTAAAAATAAATTAAAAAAACGAATATTATACATTGGTAATGACGAAAAGACAATTGACTTAATAAAAGGATCCGATATATTTGAAACAATAATCCACAAAAATGGATTTACTGCTGACAAATGGCTTAAGCATAACCCCACCATAGATCTTATTTTATGTGAAAATTATATTCCCGGAGTAAATGGAATTAACTTTTATCAATATCTTAAAGCTAATAACATTCATAATACTACTCCATTTATACTTTATTCAAAATTGTTTAATGCAAAATTAATTAACAAAACAAAAAAATACAATATTGATGATTTATTTACGATGCCCTTAAACACTAATAATCTTTATATCCGTACTAAATTTTTATCACAATACAGAAAAAAACATCCGAGAAATTTGGATTATACAATTCAAAAAGAGAAAAACATAGAAATTGCAAAACACAAATTAATTACAAAACGTATTTTTGATATTGGATTTTCATTAATTGCTTTACTTTTACTTTCGCCATTGCTTTTACTAACAGTAATTGCCATACGCTTAGAATCAAAAGGTAAAGTTTATTACATTTCAAAACGAGTTGGACAAAAGCCATTTGGATTTATAAAATTTCGTTCAATGTTTCAAGGTGCTGATAAAATGATTAAAGACTTAGCACATCTTAATCAATATGCAAAAGATACAGACAAAACAGAAATTGATTTTAACAATAAGTGTGAGGATTGTGCAAAATTACCTAAAGGAATATATTGCTCCCCACTTTTAGAAGTTGGAGATAATAAAATTTGTGAAAAAGATTATTTAAGACAGAGAAAAGAAATTGCTGGTCCTTCATTTTTAAAAATAAAAAATGACCCGAGAATTACTAAAGTTGGAAGAATAATAAGAAAATTAAGCATTGATGAATTACCACAACTCATTAATGTTTTAAAAGGAGACATGTCAATTGTAGGAAACCGACCTTTACCACAAGATAGTGAGGCAAAAAACTTGACAGCAGATGCTTTTGGTGATAGATTTATAACACCTGCCGGCATTACAGGGCTGTGGCAAGTTAGCAAAAGAGGTAGTGATAATATGTCGGAAGAAGAAAGATTTGGATTAGACAAAAAATATACAAAAATATTTATTGATAAAAAATATCCTATATTTTATGATATTGGACTAATAATTAAAACTTTTACAACATTCATCCAACATGAAGATGTTTAA
- a CDS encoding response regulator, protein MKEKILAVDDEAVIRKLLENFLKKKYDVTTMSNGKNALDWIQNGNIPDMIICDVNMPEMDGEEFVKNVRAGELFKYIPFLMLSGDEESKTRIKFFKLGVKNFITKPFNPEELNVLIELILKNE, encoded by the coding sequence ATGAAAGAAAAAATATTAGCAGTTGATGATGAGGCGGTTATTAGAAAATTATTAGAAAATTTTCTTAAAAAAAAATATGATGTTACAACAATGTCGAATGGAAAAAACGCACTTGATTGGATACAAAATGGAAACATCCCCGATATGATAATATGTGATGTGAATATGCCCGAAATGGATGGAGAAGAATTTGTGAAAAATGTACGTGCCGGAGAACTTTTCAAATACATTCCTTTTTTAATGTTATCGGGTGATGAAGAAAGTAAAACAAGAATAAAATTTTTTAAACTAGGAGTTAAAAATTTTATTACAAAGCCCTTTAACCCTGAAGAGCTTAACGTTCTTATTGAACTCATCCTAAAAAACGAATAA
- a CDS encoding glucose-6-phosphate isomerase produces the protein MTNIKLNIKGSNKFVFAKEIEKIQSKIMDCQNTVLNKSGKGKEFLGWVNLPSKTEKKLLDEIISTANKIKNKAEIFVVIGIGGSYLGARSVIEALKNNFDHLLKQRENPLVIYAGQNISEDYLSELLKILDKHDYALTIISKSGTTTEPAIAFRILKKHIENKYGKEDARNRIIAITDSSKGALKQLADKENYKTFVIPDDVGGRYSVLTPVGLLPIAVAGFDIKKIMEGAKLMEEFNLNNNKLDENPILLYAAIRNILYLKGKAIEILINYEPKLAFFTEWWKQLFGESEGKENKGIFPAGANFTTDLHSLGQFIQEGSPNIFETTIFVDKPENELKIPESKENLDKLNYLSGKNINEINEKAFQGTYMAHVDGNVANIVISIPQINENILGQLIYFFEMACAVSGYYLKVNPFDQPGVEKYKKNMFKLLGKH, from the coding sequence ATGACAAATATAAAACTCAACATTAAGGGAAGTAACAAATTTGTTTTTGCAAAAGAGATTGAAAAAATTCAATCCAAGATTATGGATTGTCAAAATACAGTATTAAATAAATCCGGGAAAGGAAAAGAATTTCTTGGTTGGGTAAACCTCCCATCAAAAACTGAAAAGAAACTCCTTGATGAAATTATTTCAACAGCAAACAAAATAAAAAACAAAGCAGAAATATTTGTTGTTATTGGAATTGGAGGTTCTTACCTCGGTGCAAGGTCAGTAATTGAAGCACTCAAAAATAATTTTGATCATTTACTGAAACAAAGAGAAAATCCTTTAGTTATTTATGCCGGTCAAAATATTAGTGAAGATTACTTGTCAGAGCTTTTAAAAATTCTTGACAAACACGATTATGCACTTACAATAATTTCAAAATCCGGAACCACTACCGAACCAGCAATTGCATTTAGGATTTTAAAAAAACATATTGAAAATAAATATGGAAAAGAAGATGCAAGAAACAGAATAATTGCAATTACTGATAGTTCAAAAGGAGCTTTAAAACAACTTGCCGACAAAGAAAATTACAAAACATTTGTTATCCCCGATGATGTTGGAGGAAGGTATTCGGTTCTCACTCCTGTTGGCTTACTTCCTATTGCTGTTGCAGGTTTTGATATAAAAAAAATAATGGAAGGTGCCAAACTGATGGAAGAGTTTAATTTAAACAACAATAAATTAGATGAAAATCCTATTTTACTTTATGCAGCTATTCGCAATATCCTTTATTTAAAAGGAAAGGCTATTGAAATCCTAATTAATTATGAACCAAAACTTGCATTTTTTACAGAATGGTGGAAACAACTTTTTGGCGAAAGTGAAGGCAAAGAAAATAAAGGTATTTTTCCTGCAGGAGCAAATTTCACAACCGATTTACACTCTCTAGGTCAATTCATTCAAGAAGGCAGTCCTAACATCTTTGAAACAACTATTTTTGTTGACAAGCCAGAAAATGAACTCAAAATTCCAGAAAGCAAAGAAAATTTAGATAAGCTGAATTACCTTAGCGGAAAAAATATTAATGAAATAAACGAAAAAGCATTTCAAGGAACTTATATGGCACACGTTGATGGAAATGTAGCAAATATAGTGATTTCAATTCCACAAATCAATGAAAATATACTAGGTCAACTTATTTACTTTTTTGAAATGGCTTGTGCAGTAAGCGGATATTACTTAAAAGTTAATCCATTTGACCAACCGGGAGTTGAAAAATATAAAAAGAATATGTTTAAATTACTTGGGAAACACTAA
- the galE gene encoding UDP-glucose 4-epimerase GalE translates to MSKGRILVTGGTGYIGSHTVVELQNAGYEVVIIDNLSNSYSWIIDSITKITKIKPEFHEIDLCNGKDVNDFFNKNKDIDGIIHFAAFKAVGESVENPNKYYYNNLVSLMHILQNMQKHKLSNLVFSSSCTVYGEPEKVPISEEAPIVKAESPYGNTKQISEEIIFDNTKISEISAVALRYFNPVGAHESNLIGELPLNKPQSLMPVLTQTCIGKQEKLFVHGNDYPTPDGTAIRDYFHVSDLAIAHVKAISYMQEKRNKDKFTFINLGSEKGYSVLEVIEEFEKINNVKLNYEMGPRRAGDVIRVYADSSKALKELGWKAEKSLSEMVRTAWKWEQSLKDNKI, encoded by the coding sequence ATGAGTAAAGGAAGAATATTAGTAACAGGAGGAACAGGATACATAGGTTCACACACAGTAGTAGAATTACAAAATGCCGGCTATGAAGTAGTAATTATAGATAATCTCAGCAATTCCTACAGTTGGATTATTGACAGCATCACAAAAATCACAAAAATAAAACCTGAATTTCACGAAATTGATCTTTGCAACGGAAAAGATGTAAACGATTTTTTTAATAAAAACAAAGATATTGATGGGATTATTCACTTTGCAGCATTCAAAGCTGTTGGTGAATCAGTTGAAAACCCAAACAAATATTATTACAACAATCTTGTTTCGCTCATGCATATCCTACAAAACATGCAAAAGCACAAACTCAGCAACCTTGTATTTTCATCTTCATGCACTGTTTATGGTGAACCCGAAAAGGTTCCTATTTCTGAAGAAGCACCTATTGTAAAAGCCGAATCACCTTATGGAAACACTAAGCAAATAAGTGAAGAAATTATTTTTGACAACACTAAAATTTCTGAAATATCAGCAGTTGCTTTAAGATATTTTAATCCTGTTGGTGCACATGAATCAAATTTAATAGGAGAACTACCCCTTAACAAGCCACAAAGCCTTATGCCTGTGTTAACACAAACATGTATTGGAAAACAGGAGAAATTATTTGTTCATGGCAATGATTATCCTACTCCGGACGGCACAGCAATACGTGATTATTTTCATGTTTCCGACCTTGCAATAGCTCATGTAAAAGCAATAAGTTATATGCAGGAAAAAAGAAATAAAGACAAATTCACATTTATAAATCTTGGTTCAGAAAAAGGATACTCAGTGTTAGAAGTTATTGAAGAGTTTGAAAAAATAAATAATGTAAAACTAAATTACGAAATGGGACCAAGGCGAGCAGGTGATGTAATTCGTGTATATGCCGATTCATCAAAAGCACTGAAAGAATTAGGATGGAAAGCAGAAAAATCACTTTCAGAAATGGTAAGAACAGCTTGGAAATGGGAGCAATCTTTAAAAGACAATAAAATTTAA
- a CDS encoding HD domain-containing protein: protein MKFRQVKKYIIDKLVKELDPSLTYHGVHHSLDVLESALRIAKFEKITDDEEIFLLSTAALFHDVGFLKTYENHEEVSCEFAREILPLYDYSLAQIDKISELIMATMIPQSPKSHLGEILCDADLDYIGRDDFVPIGDTLFKELITFNKIQSEEQWNNIQISFIGKHKYFTSFSKKFRQPKKIENLEIIKEIVAGYDLS from the coding sequence ATGAAATTCAGGCAAGTCAAAAAATATATTATTGATAAGTTGGTTAAGGAGCTTGACCCTTCTTTAACATATCATGGAGTTCATCATAGCTTGGATGTTCTTGAATCTGCATTGCGTATTGCAAAATTTGAGAAAATTACAGATGATGAAGAAATATTTTTATTATCAACTGCGGCTTTATTTCATGATGTTGGCTTTTTGAAAACCTATGAAAACCATGAGGAAGTATCTTGTGAATTTGCAAGAGAAATTCTTCCTTTATATGATTATTCCTTAGCTCAGATTGATAAAATCTCAGAATTGATAATGGCAACTATGATTCCTCAATCACCAAAGTCTCATTTGGGAGAAATCCTTTGTGATGCAGACCTTGATTATATTGGTAGAGATGATTTTGTTCCTATAGGAGATACTTTATTTAAAGAACTTATTACATTTAATAAGATTCAAAGTGAAGAACAATGGAATAATATTCAAATATCTTTTATTGGCAAACATAAATATTTTACCTCTTTTTCCAAAAAATTCAGACAGCCCAAAAAGATTGAAAATCTTGAAATTATTAAAGAAATTGTTGCTGGTTATGATTTGTCATAA